In Engraulis encrasicolus isolate BLACKSEA-1 chromosome 2, IST_EnEncr_1.0, whole genome shotgun sequence, the sequence CTGTCCCATCAAAAAAAGCCCAAACAAACCATCTTTAAAAACAATGGCTTGTTtgacctcccctctactctccttcaCAGTCTGTGTGCGGAGGGCATTCTGGCACAtcaaaaggctcttttccactgctcgttttctacccagtacagctcgacacaggaAGACTCGGACGCCAATTGTTGcgtttcgattgggcacgacacagctcgaaAACCAGTCGACCAGCTGAAACGAGCTGAGCAGGTCTTTCGCTGCCTACTACCTAGAATTTGAGACAGCTCGTCCACAAAAATAATCATggtggccaccagatcaactctcttggaatccTCTcaagtttgacactgtattactttgatatgaaaatcgaaggcagaagtCAATATTGTAGTATCCAAgtatgatgtcgctgaaactatgtATAGCCTACTTAAGGTGAGATATCTGTCAGCCCTATTATAAGTCAACTGGCCTACGTAAAGCAATGCTATGTGACAACGGCAAAAATATAACTCCATCCATTCACCGGGTAACACGGGTTGTAATGGAAATACAAACATATTTAACGGCACCactcagcttgacacagcacggcacagccggGATGTATGTGGACAAACGACTAAAGCTGCCATCTTGGCCAGATGGGCGCTAGTGCTAGACAGTGAATTCGACATCATCTCACATCACGTTGAGGGTCTCTTAAAGATgctctgtgtaagatggtggccagagtaagtattgcaactgtgctgcctattgccaaatttgatcttttcatgaatattaatacaataaaccaatatttactagtatgactaaaggacagtaagttttgccgctaaaaatgcctatttctggaaattcaaaatggcggaccatggagaagatgccccctttttatgtatgaaaaatgcaattttcccatgatgaatacttagaatcgaatggtggtggtaagtgtttgttaaaaaagtaacatttgtgaatggcctgtgtgaattctggaaatgacctactaaaatattacacagtgcacctttaaccccttaagacgcggctttataaatttgttgttgccagtatggtaatgaccaagtcgtggtgcattgctaaagggcctatgttgtgtcatagtattgtagtgctggtagttacatttcaatgtctattacagcgtgccactggaggtacggcgcgcattaaggggctatacaaggacagattactacacaggtctactggtccCGGTCCGTGGTACAAGGACCAAGTCCCAGGCTTAGGGGTCCAAaggccaagggggccctgaggaCCAAGTCTCCGCACTACAGAAAAACCCGTAATTATAGGTCTATGTTTGTGTTTAAATTACACTTTAAACTGTATCAGATTTTCAGGGGAGAAACTCATGAACCCCAAACAACAAAGCCTCCCTAACATCATTGTTAAAACCCCAAATCATGGAgagggctcacttggaaaagaggcaattgcctcaatgtgacatgatgatgatgatggtggtggtggtggtggtgtataccctgctaaaataaaggagaaataaccaccaccaccaccaccaccaccaccatcatcatcatcatcatcatcatcatcatcatcatcatcatcatcaccatcatcatcaccaccaccaccatcatcatcatcatcatcatcatcatcatcaccatcatcatcatcatcatcatcatcataaaacaCAGCATGGAAACCTCAGTACCTTGTTCATTTAATGATGATGATAACCGTCATCATCGTAATTTTCAAAGATAAAACAGTATGTGGGTACCTTGCTGACGCGATAAGGGAGAGCGAGGACAGGGTAGAGGCTGTATGTGACGGGCACTTGCGAGATGCAGGACAGCAGTGTGGAAATGTTGATGACCGCAGCTTTTCTACAGGACATGCCAGACTCACTACTCTTCTTGGCAGCCTTCTGAAGCAACGGCAGGAACTCCTGAtagcagaaaggagagagagagagagatttcagttCCATCTTCTTAGCAGGTGAAAAAGAGGACGCCCGACACATGCACTTTAGGTTATTATGACACTATGAAATAATGTCAAACAGTATCAAGAACTGCCACAGTCATTAGTGTACGTAGGTAGCCTATAtgctatgtacagtaggcctaccactgctAGCACCTTTATAGCAACATGTGCCACGGGCCATGGCATCTATACCTGAATGGTTAGGGAGTGTACCTGGGGATCATAAGGCACTAGTCTGTTTCTAAACAAAAATGTATGAAATGCCCTcgaccaggcccgtcgacagggggacaaaggggtatgttgttccgtgcccaggaagatagggggcccagaattggatccccattacattgtatgtattgggtatgggggccctttcaggtgactttgtcctgggcccagcgaaagccaTCAGTGGCCCTGCCCTTGACAAAGGCACCTCAACTCTACATCCTCAGATTATAACCTACACCTTGTACCTATTACTGTACTTTAAGCTGTGATGGTCaaaacaaataaaatgtattagttACCGTACACTCTATTGCCATATATTCCTAATGACTTGGCTTTAGCTGTCCACTCCAGCCAGGCTGGTTGAAGGCTCATTGGTTAATCACCTGGgttaattggacaggtaaaacaagatcATTTGGAATATAATATGAGGATTGTAACTAACGAATCCAAATTGCCTATCAGTGACTTGAAATggctttagataaaagtgtcagccaagtgtagtgtagtgtagtgtagtgtagtgtagtgtagtgtagtgtagtgtagtgtagtatcaTGTAATGTAGTAGTatcatgtaatgtagtgtagtgtaatgccacCTTTGTCATCCTCATGGGTCCCATGACGTTTATGTTGAAGATGTTCTCCATCTCTGAGGGGGTGGCTTCCTTCATGTTGCTGTGGTAGGCCATGCCTGCGTTGTTGACCAGCAGGTTCAGTCCATCGCCCCCCAGGATGGAGCTCACCTGCTTGGCCGCCTCCAGCACGCTGGCACTGTCTCCAACAACTGTAAGCCACAAGTCACTTGTTTTTCTCTTCCTTGTACAAAAGATCCATTCGTCCCAGCTTACTGTCGCAGTTCTTTTTTGTTTTGGATTCACTGTTTGTTATTATTTATGAACAAGATCCCAAGATGGGAAACAGTAGCATTACAAAGTCAGTCACCAACGCTCCCACCCACCCCCTGTTGCATTTGTACTGCAGTTTTTCTGTGAGCCCTTCAGTATGGAAAAACTGCAGCACAAAACTGGATGCCATAATACTGCAAtagtgtaggggtgggcgatatgacgatattatatcgtgaatcgcgatattgagtaaaatatcgtctcgaatctgccaaagtggagaaatcgtatagatcgtcttgcagtgaggatgtttattattagtatcagagtgacgttttctcacttgtgttgttgtcttaactttattctttacattattgtattccaatgtacactttatgagagtatcatcagtgtgttaacattttattgactgcaaattacaaattgcaagtatatgaaagttgttttttgttgtttttattttttggatggaagatcgtgataaaaaatcgaaatcgtgatttcatgttaaaatatcgtgatacaacatttttgccatatcgcccacccctattgcagcatttatttttttgtgtgtcaaaaacaatgcattcactgcactaATAATGCAGTAAAACGTACATTTTTCCCCACAAGCGATGGTTTACATGTACAACACTTTGTGTGAAAGCACCACCAAATGCTCAGAGGAATGTAGGACCCGGTTACTTATGTgctcatgtaatgtaatattttttcATTTATGTAGGCTACTTATTTACCAAGGCGAATGACGTGGATGACTCCAGGGTGCTTCTTTGACAGCTTCTCCAAACCCTGCGCACACATGAAGGAAAAATGTGAACTGTCACCTACTGTAGTGTAGAGGTTGACAAGATTTCCcttcaagaaagaaagaaggaaggaaagaaaagaatacaatagaaaactagaatgggcactcggtagagcgcaaaccttcacctacgccacttatttttttctggccatcttcaaagtgtgggacataacattctccaaattttggtgttagtttcatttaaatcggaccggaatatcgtaatattacatttttggcccagtcttgacctcttattcaattcagcatgcacacgttcttctggcatatagtgcttggcaaagaaaaacgtttttgaccttttcgtgaccttgacctttgacctttgacccaatcactcccaaaaagtaatcgattgttccttgggtcatgaccaatcatcccactaaatttcataaaaatcggctcaatgtacgtttttgacctttttcgtgaccttgacctttgacctttgacccaatcactcccaaaaactaataaattgttccttgggtcatgaccaatcatcccactaaatttcataaaaatcggctcagttctgtccgagttatacgaagtacaaacaaacattttgaccttgacctttgacctttgacccaatcactcccaaaaactaatcgattcttccttgggtcatgaccaatcatcccacaaaatttcataaaaatcggctcagttttgactgagttagacgaagtacaaacagacatattcacaaatactgtaaataaataaatacacggcgggcaaaacataaccttctggcgaaggtaacaaaAACACCTGACTTAATATCAACTTAGTTGCAGTTTTGTGTGCAGCTCGCttttcaagaaagaaagaaagaaagaaagaaagaaaattaacactttattttaatgattcaccattacagtggatctaccacattaggtacaatgtaataaccagtgtaacaatatttaatgtgtaataccaatgtaataccagtgtaacaatatttaatacaatgtattaCCAGTgtaacacaaatacatgatgtataAAATTGGTACATGGCGTTACACTGGTactacattgtattaaatattgttaccctggttattacactgtacctaatgtggtagatcccctgtaatagtgaaccaaagTGTTACCGAAAGAAAGTAGGGGCCTAACTGAATGAGCTGAATTCTCACCTCTGCCTTACTGGGGTCCCGACAGCCGGCGAAGATCCTGCGTCCAGGACATGGCTTCTCGGCCAGCTGTTTAATAAACTCCAGCCCCAGGCCACGGTTGGCCCCAGTGACCAGGATGTTACAAGTCTTTCCTGCCATGTCGTGGTCGTTCACTATTAGGATGAtcagcagtgtagtgcagtgtggagAAGAGAGTGTGTGGCTTAAATCCTTCAACAGCTCTGACATGTGCCTGTTGATATACACTCCCTAGACCACTCCTTCTAAAAGGATGctcccacacatgcactcattcaACTTTGGTCTCCCATtgttggagtggggtggagttAGTGGTGGGACAGGGGGGGtacttaaccagtgctctcctccatgaatgaggagcatggtaccatcccaccgtaatctatctcagcttcttaagtgcagtggtccctgcggaccccgtgaagcactttgatgatcagtccaccacgtggacagccactctgATGTCACTCACATGCTTAATCCAAAATTCAGGAAGTGAACTAATGAATTTggcgttctcattacattgtaggctatgtattgagtgggaggcccagccaaagctgtgaacGGCCCTGCCTCTGATGATAGCAGACAGATTTAAGTGGaatatattatttatattcaGTCAACTTTTTTGAGGAGAAATCCAATGCACACCAGAAGTTTTCAGGTGCAGGTAATGGGTACTTGTTCACTTCAGCACACTCCTGTCTATCCAATGTTTTTCCAATGCAATTTTATTGCACAAACAACATTTTGGCCACACTGCAGTGCACAGTGCAATAAAATTCAGCATTGGCTAGACAAGACGATATCTTCCCTCTGAAATATTCATCTGACTGACATCTCACGTAGGCCTATCACTTGCTTCCCATAGTCAAGTGCCTACCCTACAGTATATGAACCAGGAACCAAAAGCTTTTTGTGTCCCTACTCTCCTGACTCGCGCCTCGACAAGTGTGTCATAGCTACTCCTCACATAAATACCGGTCAGACTACATTTCTTCAAGTGAACCGTATTAGAGGGTGCGCTCAGCCTCTGGAGGAAAATAAATAACTTTGGGTGCACGAAGAAGCTACAATTACCACCATGTCtacaagcagacgcgtttcgcATCTGCTCATGGACATGGTAGAATTTGATGAATAAATAATTAGACACAGCTCGTGAGTGCagctttttcctcttctttcagACTACATTTCTATCATACTGCACAACAAAACAAACCACAAACCACAGTCAGGACTTCTGCTttcacatgaaagtgaaagcgaaagtgaaagcccattgggaaactccaactcccattgtcattgtgacacagcactccacagcacacaagtgaacactgcacactgcacacaacgaaattgcattttatgcctcacccgtgcaagggggcagccctcagtggcgccccatggggagcagtgcggtgggacggtaccatgctcagggtacctcagtcatggaggaggatgggggagagcactggttgattactccccccaccaacctggcgggtcgggagtcgaaccggcaacctctgggatgcaagtctgacgccctaaccgctcacccatgactgccctgctcacccatgactgccctatggtGCGCATAACCGAAATGCCCAGCGCATTTTTGCGGTGGTTTTGATTGATGAGAAGCAGAGTGTGAGGTGTATCCTattctcatgaacttcaaatgaAGTTCATGTGATCTTGAGGGGACGAAACGGCAAACAGCCTTTATTAGGCATGACAGTGAAGAACAGAAAGTAAACGTTGCACACAAAACTGTAAATAAATGGTGGCCTATTTTCCCAATGtgaccagtggtctccaattattttcccccaagggccaaattagctggcacaaatgaggctgagggccaaacaaattacctgactgtatggccacagatagcacacatatacagtatgttttcatttgttccatccTCATGGAGGGCCAAGGATTTCCCACGCCTGAGCcgcatctggcccgcgggccaccatttggagaccactgcagtagATGTAACATGTACTAAGCATATGTTTTCCAAACTACTCCAATTAATCTTATTATTTCCCCTCTGGTTCTGTGAGTGTCAGTATATATctactgcagtggtctccaaatggtggtAGTAAACTATCCTGACTGAGCCGAGCCAGCTGTTATTTCAGCATATTTCTGCTTTCCTCTGACATGCTTATGTCTATATGTCCATCCACCCACACTTTTCCTTGATGTGGGTGGTAATGTGTATCTATGCCCCCCATGTGGGAGGTACCTGTGTGTGCCCCCAGTCCTGCTGTGGGTGGCGTTGTGTATGTATGCCCCAAGTCCTGGTGTGGGTTGAGTGCTTGATGTGTATCTGTGCCCCCTCCGTCTTCCTCTTGGTGTGGGTGACATGCGTGTGTTTCTCCAAACCCCCAGTCCTTGTGTTGGTGGCATGCTTCTGTACATATGCCCCCAGTCCTGCTGTGGGTGGCGTTGTGTATGTATGCCCCAAGTCTAAGCCCCGTTGTGTATGTATGCCCTGGTGTGGGTTGAGTGCTTGATGTGTATCTGTGCCCCCTCCGTCTTTCTCTTGGTGTGGGTGACATGCGTGTGTTTCTCCAAACCCCCAGTCCTTGTGTTGGTGGCATGCTTCTGTACATATGCCCGCCACccccccagaccccccccccacccccccccccgcctttctctttgtgtgtgtggtacgcTTGTGTCTCTCCCCCGCTTTCTCCTTGTGTCGGTGGCATGCTTATGTATGGCCCCATTCCTGGTGTGGGTGGCATcatgtttgtgtatatgtctcCCACCATCTTTCCACTAATGTGTGTGATATACTTGAGTCTCtatcccgcccccccccccccctccctcttctttttGCCTGGTGTGGGTGGAAGGGCCTTTGCTTTTGTTGTGTGTCTGCTGCTGAGGAGCAGATAAGCCTGTCGAGTGCTGTGGCTGGGCAGATTAGTGAACAACATAAAGGGTAGGAGGCGAGGGAAGCAGACCACAGACTGGATACtcaatacgcacacatgcatgcacgctcagacacacatgcatgcacactcacacacacacacacacacacacacacacacacacacacacacacacacacacacacacacacacacacacacacacacacacacacacacacacacacacacagagctctgaaCTGTTTAAGACAGCAGCAAAGGTAAAGTACTCCTTCActaataggccagtcaatctagctctaaaaaggcccaaacccgggacaaattgcaatagtaatggttcctacttctaagtgatccttaaaccctcTTGTATCACATactaaaaatctacagctttatatttagtggaatatactttttttcaaggtcaaagttggcagatttcccattcatttctccatagggagacaatataggagatacaaggtgaatagggtaacattttaaactatgacatattcatttgaaactttcacagttggtaactcacattcagacaaacaatttttgtattgcaagttttctgaaatatgatgatgaaatatgcaaatgaggtcatatgtacgtGTATGTGATAAATCTGTGacaacagaccaagcataaaacaaattgcaatagtaatggttcatacattatattgatccttcaaaccctctgcatcacatattaaaaatctactttcatcaattcagtggaacatacttttcccaaggtcaaaagtatccgattttacccactgaatggcaaaatgcattgaaaatctgctacttctgaccttcaaaaaagtatgttccactatattgatgaaggtagatttttcatatgtgatgtagggtggattacgtatcaataaaaagtgtgaatcaatACTTttacaatttgttttatgttttgtccGTAGTTGCATAATTTATCGGATATTTAAGagaatgtgatctcatttgcatatttaatcatcatatttcagacaacttacaatacaaaaaatctttgtcttCGCTTGAGTAAATGACgctgaaagtttcaaattgatatctcattgtttaaaattttagccaattccccaagtatctccaatatgtctccctatgggaaaatgaatgggaaatctccaaatttcaccttgaaaaaaagtatgttccactaaatataaagctgtagatttttaatatgtcatttagacatacctggggattacaaaaaacttggaatgattactattgcaatttgtcccaggtcaaacgctagattgactggcctaataATGCCCCTTGGGCAtttctggattggccataaggcatacatttgctcggtggactgttgatgattttggcctggtcctccgcTTATTGTAGTGGTGTCaatcctcatgctgctacagctgacctttctttttttgtgattaactttttattaggttttttaaaaacaaaaaaataaacaaacaaacacacaaacaaacaaacaaaccgtcatcctcataacatgaagtcagggaatagtggacaaggggaggggggagggcttGTCATCCAATGGTACTGTAACCATAGAGAATTGTCCAAGGAGGGGTGCAGGCCTAACTCAAGAGCCTCTAAGGAGTTCAGACAGTTCACAAATAAAATGTCCCCAAGCAGCCACAGTTTCTGGCTTTGCCCGATGTGCTCGAGCTGTGGAGAGTTCCAAATTGGCCATGTATCTGACATTTATCATCCAGTTGCTGACTAAATTCAAGTTTTTATCATGCCAGTAACTCAAAATAGTTTTTTTAGCTGCtgtaaatgcacaaaaaatgatcctcctgtaaattattttaaaatgcaaGACTGTGTCATCATTTAACAAACATAAACATGGATCTGGGTCTATTGTAAACATGAGTATCTTACTCATAACCTTACACACATGAGCCCATAACGCTGAAACTTTGTCACATTCCCAGAACATGTGCATTACTGTACCCACAACAGTGTTCAAACATAAAGTACACTCAGGGCTAGAAAGCAAGCCCATTCTGTATAATCTATAAGGAGTGGCATAACATCTATGGATTAGTTTAAGATTGATAAGCTGGTGGCTCCAGTTCCTGGAGGTGTTGTTAATATTTGTCCATATCCTTTTCCAGTTCGGCTCAGAGTCTTTAAGTTCCCTGTCCCAGATGCTTGTGATGGGTAGTAGGTTACATTGAGAACGTGTGAGTTCTTTGTATACTCTTGAGACCCATCCTCGGGCCCATTGAAAGATGCCAAACCACTCTGACAGTGGATGAGTCTGTATTTGCGCATCACACTTCAAGCCACATGCCATCAAAGAAGATCTTAATCTTAAGTAAAGAAAAAATGAAGAAGCTGGAATGTCAAATTTTTGCCTCAGTTCCTGAAAAGAATGAAGACCATTGTCACCATATATATTTTCAAAAGTATGGATACCTTTCATTGACCACAGGGGAAATGTGAATGGTTTATTAGCTGTTAAGATAAGAGGGTTATTCCAGAGGGGGGACAGTTTATGAAACAAGGGCATGTTGCAAAGACATTTCTGCACTTTATACCACACCAAAAGGGAGTATGACATTATACTACCTAGCTTAGTACGGCTCTTATGTTTGTGGTTAATATACAAAAGGTCCTGCAACCTATGGGGTGCCGCTATAGCTTCCTCTATGACCCTCCAAGGTACTGCAGAGTTCACAGTTGTCCAGGTACGCAACGCTTGTAATTGAAAGGCCCAGTGATAAAATTTGAAGTTTGGAAGGGATAGGCCTCCATCCAACTTGGGACGCTGTAAGGTGGTTGATTTGATTCTTGCCCTTTTGCCATTCCACAAAAATCTGGAGGTCATAGCTTGGACTTGATCAATAAGTTTTGCAGGAGGGGGGGCAGGTAACATAAAAGACAAAAAGTTGAAACGGGGTAGTATATTCATCTTGATAATGGAGTTCCTTCCCTGTAAAGATACAGGCAGGACACTCCATCGTTGTATGTCACTTTTGACCTTCTGGAACACTTTTGCATAGTtctcatttacagttttagacacagatgtgtatatatccACACCAAGATAGCGCATGGTAGAATTAGAAGGGATACCAGGAGGAAGTGGGATTGCTTTTGCCTCAGAGTTAAGAGGGAGTAAAACCGATTTTGACCAGTTTATCTTATAACCTGCTATATCTTTGAATTCTTCAAATAACGAAAGCACATGGGGGATTGAACTTCTTATATTAGACAGAAAAAGTAAAATATCATCGGCATAGAGAGAAATTACATGTTTGGAACCGTGTATAGTGATGGGGTGAATATGGTCATGTTCTCTAACTGCCTGTGCCAAAGGCTCCACAGACAGTGCGaataagagtggagagagaggacagcCCTGTCTTGTCCCTCTCTGTAATGTGAAGGCTGTGGACTGATGGTTACCTGTTATGACAGAAGCCAGGGGAGTCTCATAAAGGGTCTGAACCATAGAAATAAACTTGGGGCCAAATCCAAATTGTTTCAGAACTTCCCACAAAAAAGGCCAGGAAATTCTGTCAAAAGCTTTGACAGCGTCCAATGAGAGCGCTGCACAATCAACTGGAAGGGTTTGTGTAATATCGACAATGTGAAGAAGTCTACGTATATTGTCTGCAGCCAGCCTTCTTTTCATAAAACCAGTTTGGTCAAAGTGTATTAATTTATCCATTACAGTGTCAATCCTGTTGGCTAATACTTTTGCATACATTTTTAAATCTCCACAAATCAGAGAGATAGGGCGATAACTTGAACAGTCAAGTGGATCTTTACCACTTTTCAAGAGAAGGGTAATTAAAGCCGTTTTTTGATCTCTATGAAATGAGTTGTTCTTTATTGCAAAATTAATAGAGTCTAAAGCAAGCTGTCCCACATTATCCCAAAGCGCAACATATAGTTCGGGAGGTATCCCATCATAGCCAGGAGATTTATCTTTATTA encodes:
- the LOC134466117 gene encoding C-signal-like — protein: MAGKTCNILVTGANRGLGLEFIKQLAEKPCPGRRIFAGCRDPSKAEGLEKLSKKHPGVIHVIRLVVGDSASVLEAAKQVSSILGGDGLNLLVNNAGMAYHSNMKEATPSEMENIFNINVMGPMRMTKEFLPLLQKAAKKSSESGMSCRKAAVINISTLLSCISQVPVTYSLYPVLALPYRVSKAALNMMTVCNAEEFKGDGILFTLLHPGWVRTDMGGADGEIDAPESVSGMLGVIEKLTEKHNGALLDYKGQPLPW